One window from the genome of Paraneptunicella aestuarii encodes:
- a CDS encoding SlyX family protein: MSELSKHIEELQTKIAFQEDVIESLNDALVEQQRQIHELQFQMKHVVDKMKSISASPVASESEETPPPHY, encoded by the coding sequence GTGAGTGAGTTATCAAAACATATTGAAGAATTGCAAACCAAAATCGCGTTTCAGGAAGATGTGATTGAAAGCCTTAATGATGCTTTGGTCGAGCAACAACGGCAAATCCACGAGTTACAATTTCAAATGAAGCATGTGGTCGATAAAATGAAATCCATCTCTGCTTCTCCTGTCGCAAGTGAAAGTGAAGAGACACCGCCGCCGCATTACTAG
- a CDS encoding putative metalloprotease CJM1_0395 family protein translates to MNIVTPLPTAIPFTNNNVNTESARRENAQRETIPQTKEAENSAAESGLGSESDRVKPAGQKPQPVTYERPQPQTAENLQGQGENQDNAEDPSAGKESAQDKQQQQQAAADKKEIEDLKDRDREVRAHEQAHAAVGGQYAGAPSYEFKNGPDGRQYAVGGEVSIDISKESSPEKTLQKMQRVRAAALAPNEPSPQDFRVASEATQRAAEAQAEIARSNAEEAQKAVSKTFPDGVQGAEKEANVIGDVPELDDIVSKGDAGGVRRSLQQDDPVAEAAGLEMDSENFKQKLANRDEGINQRAMRIADFYQQVSQPQRYIVSQSA, encoded by the coding sequence ATGAATATCGTGACGCCGTTACCGACCGCAATTCCATTCACAAATAATAATGTGAATACGGAATCTGCGCGCCGTGAAAACGCGCAACGAGAAACCATTCCGCAAACCAAAGAAGCTGAAAATTCTGCTGCTGAATCTGGCTTGGGTTCTGAGTCGGATCGTGTTAAACCTGCTGGTCAGAAACCTCAGCCCGTTACTTACGAGCGTCCGCAGCCTCAGACTGCAGAAAATCTGCAAGGCCAAGGAGAAAATCAGGATAATGCTGAGGATCCCAGTGCTGGTAAAGAGTCTGCACAAGACAAGCAACAGCAGCAACAGGCCGCTGCCGACAAGAAAGAAATTGAAGATTTAAAGGACCGAGATCGTGAAGTTCGTGCTCATGAACAAGCGCACGCTGCGGTGGGAGGGCAATATGCTGGTGCTCCTTCTTATGAATTCAAAAATGGCCCGGATGGACGTCAGTATGCTGTAGGTGGCGAAGTCTCTATTGATATTTCAAAAGAATCCTCGCCAGAGAAGACTCTTCAGAAAATGCAGCGTGTTCGTGCTGCTGCGTTAGCGCCTAATGAACCATCTCCTCAGGATTTCCGCGTTGCCAGTGAAGCAACTCAGCGCGCTGCCGAAGCTCAGGCCGAAATAGCCAGAAGTAATGCAGAAGAAGCACAAAAAGCGGTTTCAAAAACATTTCCTGATGGTGTACAAGGTGCAGAGAAAGAGGCCAATGTTATTGGTGACGTACCTGAACTAGATGATATTGTTTCTAAAGGCGATGCTGGTGGAGTACGTCGTTCGCTACAGCAAGATGATCCCGTAGCGGAAGCGGCTGGTTTGGAAATGGACTCTGAAAACTTTAAGCAAAAGCTGGCAAATCGCGATGAAGGTATCAATCAAAGAGCCATGCGCATTGCTGATTTTTACCAACAAGTCTCACAGCCTCAACGTTATATCGTAAGCCAATCGGCTTAG
- the fkpA gene encoding FKBP-type peptidyl-prolyl cis-trans isomerase: MKKSLTVVALSVVLGLTACQQEKPDPLAVEQIKMETEDQKNSYALGANIGTFLKQQIDTHKDLGITLDDAIILNGIKAAMQDKSQYTEQEVQEQLHKLQVSFREKNQQKQEAKAEDNLKEGMAYLEENKKREGVIVTDSGLQYEVITMGDGEKPSEEDTVKVHYHGTLINGEVFDSSVDRGEPAVFPLNRVISGWTEGVQLMPVGSKFRFHIPAELAYGQRNAGKISPNSTLIFDVELLGIESKGTE, translated from the coding sequence ATGAAAAAATCACTTACGGTAGTGGCGCTATCTGTCGTGCTCGGTTTAACCGCATGCCAACAAGAAAAACCCGATCCACTAGCAGTCGAGCAAATTAAAATGGAAACTGAAGATCAAAAGAATTCTTATGCATTAGGTGCCAATATCGGTACTTTCCTTAAGCAGCAAATCGACACTCACAAAGACTTGGGTATCACTCTGGATGACGCGATCATCTTGAACGGTATCAAAGCTGCAATGCAAGACAAGTCTCAATATACAGAGCAAGAAGTCCAGGAACAGTTGCACAAGCTACAAGTTTCATTCCGTGAAAAGAATCAACAAAAGCAAGAAGCGAAAGCAGAAGATAACCTGAAAGAAGGTATGGCATATCTGGAAGAGAACAAAAAGCGTGAAGGCGTTATTGTGACTGATTCAGGCTTGCAATACGAAGTTATCACCATGGGTGATGGCGAAAAACCAAGTGAAGAAGATACAGTAAAAGTTCACTATCACGGTACGTTAATCAATGGTGAAGTATTCGATTCATCGGTTGACCGCGGTGAACCGGCTGTATTCCCTCTAAACCGCGTTATCTCTGGTTGGACTGAAGGTGTTCAGTTAATGCCTGTTGGTTCTAAATTCCGTTTCCACATTCCTGCAGAATTGGCATACGGTCAACGTAACGCTGGTAAGATTTCCCCTAACTCAACACTTATCTTCGACGTTGAATTATTGGGCATCGAAAGCAAAGGTACTGAATAA
- the bioH gene encoding pimeloyl-ACP methyl ester esterase BioH yields MSQTETKPDIQLEAKSESGQLRIRQQGEGKDLVLLHGWGLNSGVFDLLLHELVGHYRVTLVDLPGYGINNDILPETYDLASVAHMVEQVLPHQCILLGWSLGGLVAQRVALDFPDRIQKLILVASSPKFAAEEAVEDKELWPGILPHILEAFKNQLQSTYSKTLDRFMAIQAMGSKSARSDIATIRDAVSVYPEPHYHALEKGLDILLNIDLRAELVSLGIPTVRMYGKLDSLVPKKAIDNISSHHPDSHSVIFAKASHAPFISHPEEFIQELFNHL; encoded by the coding sequence ATGTCACAAACAGAAACCAAACCAGATATCCAGTTAGAAGCTAAATCAGAAAGCGGGCAACTACGAATTCGTCAGCAAGGTGAAGGGAAAGACTTGGTGTTGCTGCATGGTTGGGGGCTAAATAGTGGAGTTTTTGATCTATTGTTACATGAGTTGGTGGGGCATTATCGAGTAACACTGGTCGATTTGCCTGGCTATGGTATCAACAATGATATTTTACCTGAAACTTATGATTTGGCTTCTGTTGCTCATATGGTAGAGCAAGTGTTACCGCATCAGTGTATTTTACTTGGCTGGTCGCTTGGTGGTTTGGTTGCGCAGCGTGTCGCGTTAGATTTTCCTGATCGTATCCAAAAGCTGATTTTAGTGGCGTCATCTCCTAAATTTGCTGCTGAAGAAGCTGTAGAAGATAAAGAGCTGTGGCCCGGCATTCTTCCTCATATTTTGGAAGCTTTTAAGAATCAGCTGCAAAGCACTTACAGCAAAACCTTAGACCGATTTATGGCGATTCAGGCCATGGGAAGTAAATCAGCAAGATCCGATATTGCCACTATCAGAGATGCGGTGTCCGTTTATCCTGAGCCTCATTATCATGCTCTGGAAAAAGGATTGGATATCCTGCTGAACATTGATCTTCGGGCTGAGTTGGTAAGCTTGGGCATTCCAACTGTCCGAATGTATGGCAAGTTGGACAGCTTGGTACCGAAGAAAGCCATAGATAATATTTCATCACACCATCCTGATTCCCATAGTGTGATATTTGCCAAGGCTTCTCACGCTCCTTTTATCTCCCATCCCGAGGAATTTATTCAGGAACTATTTAACCATCTATAA
- a CDS encoding ComF family protein yields the protein MPFLFKEHNIFNTPHTRAILQHPAIANKLVHDHIDHLFTPLAYQWPISKLIKDLKFSKKLLLADYLADLIAQQITFYSSPQDSIPEVIIPMPIHYKRYRARKYNQSYLIAKRLGLKLALPVLSDICSRRINTQAQTELTGNKRRKNTKEAFLCKPITEYEHVVILDDVVTTGATVNSLAHAIRCANPHIKIDVWAVAISLS from the coding sequence ATGCCATTTCTGTTTAAAGAACATAACATTTTCAACACACCCCATACTCGCGCCATTCTTCAACATCCAGCAATAGCCAACAAATTGGTGCATGATCACATTGATCACCTGTTCACCCCACTTGCTTATCAATGGCCTATCTCCAAGCTGATAAAAGACTTAAAGTTCTCAAAGAAATTACTTTTGGCAGACTATCTAGCCGATTTAATAGCGCAGCAAATAACGTTTTATTCATCGCCTCAAGACTCAATACCAGAAGTCATTATTCCCATGCCAATTCATTACAAACGTTACAGAGCACGGAAGTACAATCAAAGCTACCTAATAGCTAAAAGACTGGGTCTTAAATTGGCTTTGCCTGTGCTAAGCGATATCTGTAGCCGAAGAATTAATACTCAAGCACAAACGGAATTGACGGGAAACAAACGCCGTAAAAACACAAAAGAAGCCTTTCTCTGCAAACCAATAACAGAGTATGAACATGTGGTTATTTTGGATGATGTGGTTACAACGGGGGCAACGGTGAATAGTTTGGCGCACGCTATTCGGTGCGCCAATCCACATATAAAAATAGATGTTTGGGCTGTAGCAATTAGCCTAAGTTAA
- the greB gene encoding transcription elongation factor GreB, translated as MKTKLITREGYDKLQKELDELWRKERPETTKKVTWAASLGDRSENADYQYNKKRLREIDRRVRFLRKTLEDIQIVDYHPQQEGKIYFGAWVELENDEGETLQFRIVGPEEIYGRKDYTSVDSPVSRACLKKQVDDEVIVNTPSGKKYWIVNSITYKK; from the coding sequence ATGAAAACCAAACTCATTACTCGTGAAGGTTATGACAAACTCCAAAAAGAGCTCGATGAGCTATGGAGGAAAGAACGACCTGAAACAACCAAAAAGGTAACTTGGGCAGCTAGCTTGGGCGATCGCAGTGAGAACGCTGATTACCAGTATAATAAGAAAAGATTGAGAGAAATCGACCGCCGAGTCAGGTTTTTACGTAAAACGTTAGAAGACATTCAGATCGTTGATTATCACCCACAACAAGAGGGCAAGATCTACTTTGGTGCCTGGGTTGAGCTTGAAAACGATGAGGGTGAAACCCTTCAATTTCGCATAGTTGGGCCGGAAGAAATCTACGGTAGAAAGGACTACACATCTGTAGATTCACCTGTGTCGCGAGCTTGCCTTAAAAAACAGGTAGATGACGAAGTTATCGTCAACACACCTTCTGGAAAGAAATACTGGATAGTTAATTCAATCACTTACAAAAAGTAG
- a CDS encoding Tex family protein — protein sequence MVVNQIAKELGVQTIQVEAAINLLDEGATVPFIARYRKEATRGLDDGQLRTLETRLSYLRELLERKATVLKSIQDQDKLTPELQAKIEKVDNKTELEEIYLPYRPKRRTKGEIAKEAGLEPLALSLWQNPELDPEKEAEQFINADKGIADVKAALDGAKYILMEKFAEDAELLQKVRTYLQKTAHIKSTVVAGKEQEGAKYKDYFDHSELLNNAPSHRALAMFRGRNEGVLQVNLDADPAREESDRSSYCESIIAEHVGLGLNQIEGTAGQKWLHSVVQWTWKIKILMYMETELFNQLRERADTEAIKVFADNLKDLLMAAPAGAKCTMGLDPGLRTGVKVAIVDATGKLLATSTIFPHAPQNQWDKSIRTLAALCKQHKVELISIGNGTGSRETDKLVAELIKANPDIKVNKIVVSEAGASVYSASELAASEFPDLDVSLRGAVSIARRLQDPLAELVKIEPKAIGVGQYQHDVSQSQLSKSLDAVVEDCVNGVGVDLNMASPALLSHVSGLNKTLAQNIVNYRDEHGAFKNRRQLLEVARLGNKAFEQAAGFLRINADQGDNPLDSSAVHPETYPLVKKMLAKLELDVKALIGNESAIKKLDPQEFVDDQFGLPTVKDILSELLKPGRDPRPEFKTARFQEGVEEIKDLKPGMVLEGVVSNVANFGAFVDVGVHQDGLVHISSMTDKFISDPREIVKAGDIVKVKVMEVDVARKRISFTMRLDEEPGKANPKAQARNNKDSNKAEHKGQQKPQGSKRPQTAQANQAMGNAFAEAFAKLKK from the coding sequence ATAGTCGTTAATCAAATTGCCAAAGAGCTTGGCGTTCAAACGATTCAAGTCGAAGCTGCGATTAATCTACTTGATGAAGGCGCAACCGTCCCTTTCATCGCTCGTTACCGTAAAGAAGCCACCAGAGGGCTGGATGACGGTCAACTGAGAACACTTGAAACCCGCCTGAGTTATTTGAGAGAGCTTTTGGAGCGTAAAGCCACTGTATTGAAGTCGATTCAGGATCAAGACAAACTCACTCCTGAATTACAGGCCAAAATCGAGAAGGTTGATAACAAAACCGAACTGGAAGAAATCTATCTTCCCTATCGTCCCAAACGCCGCACCAAGGGCGAAATTGCTAAAGAAGCAGGCTTGGAACCTTTAGCGCTAAGTCTTTGGCAAAACCCAGAACTTGATCCTGAAAAGGAAGCAGAGCAGTTTATTAACGCCGACAAGGGTATCGCTGATGTTAAGGCGGCATTGGATGGTGCTAAATACATTCTGATGGAGAAGTTCGCTGAAGATGCGGAGCTTCTACAAAAAGTACGTACTTACTTACAAAAAACGGCACATATCAAAAGCACAGTTGTAGCAGGCAAAGAGCAAGAAGGCGCCAAATACAAAGATTATTTTGATCATTCCGAGCTACTTAATAATGCACCTTCACACCGAGCACTTGCTATGTTTAGAGGCCGTAATGAAGGGGTGTTACAGGTTAATCTGGATGCCGATCCTGCAAGAGAAGAAAGTGACCGTAGCTCTTATTGTGAATCGATCATTGCGGAGCATGTTGGTTTAGGTCTGAATCAGATCGAAGGGACAGCGGGTCAAAAATGGCTACATTCTGTTGTGCAGTGGACTTGGAAAATCAAGATCCTCATGTACATGGAAACCGAACTATTTAATCAGCTCAGAGAGCGCGCAGATACTGAAGCCATCAAGGTATTTGCCGACAATTTGAAAGATCTGCTCATGGCAGCTCCTGCTGGTGCGAAATGCACCATGGGTCTCGACCCTGGTTTACGTACTGGCGTGAAAGTCGCCATTGTTGATGCAACAGGTAAACTTTTGGCCACCAGCACTATTTTCCCACATGCACCACAAAACCAGTGGGACAAGTCAATTCGTACATTGGCGGCTTTGTGTAAGCAGCACAAAGTAGAGCTTATCAGCATCGGTAATGGTACTGGCTCAAGAGAAACCGACAAACTGGTCGCCGAATTAATCAAGGCCAACCCGGATATCAAGGTTAACAAGATCGTCGTTAGTGAAGCGGGAGCTTCTGTTTATTCAGCCTCAGAATTGGCGGCCTCGGAATTCCCGGATCTGGATGTGTCTCTTCGTGGAGCCGTGTCGATTGCCCGTCGCTTACAAGATCCTCTCGCAGAGCTGGTGAAAATCGAGCCCAAAGCGATCGGTGTGGGTCAATATCAGCATGATGTAAGCCAAAGCCAGTTAAGTAAGTCTCTGGATGCTGTTGTAGAAGATTGTGTAAACGGTGTGGGCGTCGATTTAAACATGGCCTCACCGGCTTTATTGAGCCACGTGTCGGGACTCAACAAAACCCTTGCTCAAAATATTGTTAACTATCGTGATGAACACGGCGCTTTCAAGAATCGCCGTCAATTGCTGGAAGTGGCACGCTTGGGTAATAAAGCCTTCGAGCAAGCTGCAGGCTTCTTACGCATTAATGCCGATCAGGGCGATAACCCTCTCGATAGCTCAGCTGTTCACCCGGAAACTTACCCGTTAGTGAAAAAAATGTTGGCTAAATTAGAGCTGGACGTAAAGGCACTTATCGGAAATGAAAGCGCGATTAAAAAGCTGGATCCACAAGAATTTGTGGATGACCAGTTTGGTCTACCGACAGTGAAAGACATTCTAAGCGAGTTGTTAAAACCGGGACGCGATCCACGTCCTGAATTCAAAACCGCTCGCTTCCAGGAAGGTGTGGAAGAAATCAAGGATCTTAAGCCCGGCATGGTATTGGAAGGTGTGGTTAGCAACGTTGCTAATTTTGGCGCCTTTGTCGATGTCGGTGTGCATCAGGATGGCTTGGTGCATATTTCGAGTATGACGGATAAGTTCATTTCTGATCCTAGAGAAATTGTTAAAGCCGGTGACATTGTTAAGGTAAAAGTGATGGAAGTGGACGTGGCTCGTAAACGCATTTCCTTCACAATGAGACTTGATGAAGAACCCGGTAAAGCGAACCCAAAAGCTCAAGCCAGAAATAATAAAGACTCGAACAAAGCGGAACATAAAGGACAGCAAAAACCACAAGGAAGCAAACGCCCTCAAACCGCCCAAGCAAATCAGGCTATGGGTAATGCCTTTGCGGAAGCCTTTGCCAAATTGAAGAAATAG
- a CDS encoding WD40 repeat domain-containing protein, whose product MKHLLLFILCLTLSACDLGNKPAVMFQHADDGSLASAISDDASIGIVSSVNNGIVVWDLEYNQKIYQWNHQGEEGGNNIIANIDIAPDKSHVVTADRGAFAIWSLQTGEPIGFWRIDESSIRDLAVCNDGRAILIGRGNGKVLFFEHTTGRRLEFLGHQEKINSVDLSPNGYYALTGGNDYVAYLWDTRTGQVVYRFDHPSRVTKVVLDSQGQYAFTADSQKEAIIWDLTTGQEKSRLSYIQRQKIFSFARFSEDGKWLLTGSPDRHLTLWDVETGEKKQDWRVRPGSNSLTKSAVVYSASFYGENQVISESSSGWAEVWDIN is encoded by the coding sequence ATGAAACATTTGCTGCTGTTCATCTTGTGTTTAACCTTATCCGCATGTGATTTGGGTAATAAACCTGCGGTTATGTTCCAGCATGCTGATGATGGTTCGCTTGCTTCAGCAATATCCGACGATGCCAGCATTGGCATAGTTTCTAGCGTGAATAATGGCATCGTAGTGTGGGATCTGGAATATAACCAGAAAATCTACCAATGGAATCATCAAGGTGAGGAAGGTGGAAATAACATTATCGCCAATATTGATATCGCCCCGGATAAATCTCATGTCGTTACTGCCGATCGAGGAGCCTTTGCGATTTGGAGTCTGCAAACAGGAGAACCGATAGGCTTTTGGCGAATTGATGAATCCAGCATACGTGATTTGGCGGTATGCAATGATGGTCGAGCGATATTAATTGGTCGTGGTAACGGCAAGGTACTGTTTTTTGAGCATACAACAGGGCGCCGTCTTGAGTTTCTGGGTCATCAGGAAAAAATCAACAGTGTCGATTTATCTCCCAATGGTTACTACGCGCTAACCGGTGGCAATGATTATGTGGCCTATTTATGGGACACGCGCACCGGACAAGTTGTATACCGTTTCGATCATCCAAGCCGTGTGACCAAAGTTGTTTTGGACAGCCAGGGGCAATATGCCTTTACTGCCGATAGCCAAAAAGAAGCCATTATTTGGGATTTAACAACGGGTCAAGAGAAAAGCCGACTGAGTTATATCCAGAGGCAGAAAATCTTTAGCTTTGCTCGTTTCTCTGAAGATGGGAAGTGGTTGCTGACAGGTTCCCCCGACAGGCATCTAACCCTCTGGGATGTGGAAACCGGGGAGAAGAAACAAGATTGGCGTGTGCGTCCGGGTAGCAATTCCCTGACCAAAAGTGCAGTGGTATATTCCGCCAGTTTTTATGGTGAAAATCAGGTTATTTCAGAAAGCAGCAGCGGCTGGGCTGAAGTTTGGGACATTAACTAA